A single Halogeometricum rufum DNA region contains:
- a CDS encoding phosphoribosyltransferase, whose product MADPRRFSDRAEAGARLGAALRDRGVDADVVLAIPRGGLPLGRAVADALDAPLDIVVAQKIGAPGNPEYAIGAVASDGTVWRNEEAFSRTGSDEDYFEREREREAENARGKVEQYRGDRPAPDLTGKRVVVVDDGVATGSTVRACLRMLADRDAERIVLAVPVGPPRTVDELSAMADDVVCLLTPSGFMGVGQFYERFDQVSDEEAMSYLELDE is encoded by the coding sequence ATGGCAGACCCTCGCCGATTCAGCGACCGGGCCGAGGCGGGAGCGCGACTCGGCGCGGCGCTCCGTGACCGGGGCGTCGACGCGGACGTCGTCCTCGCGATTCCCCGCGGGGGGCTCCCCCTCGGCCGCGCCGTCGCGGACGCGCTCGACGCACCGCTCGACATCGTCGTCGCACAGAAGATAGGCGCGCCGGGGAACCCCGAGTACGCCATCGGCGCCGTCGCCAGCGACGGCACCGTCTGGCGCAACGAGGAGGCGTTCTCCCGGACCGGGTCCGACGAGGACTACTTCGAACGGGAGCGCGAACGCGAGGCCGAGAACGCCCGGGGAAAGGTCGAACAGTACCGCGGCGACCGACCGGCTCCCGACCTGACGGGAAAGCGCGTGGTCGTCGTCGACGACGGCGTCGCCACGGGGTCGACCGTCAGGGCCTGTCTGCGGATGCTCGCGGACCGCGACGCCGAGCGAATCGTGCTGGCGGTGCCGGTCGGACCGCCCCGAACCGTCGACGAGTTGTCGGCGATGGCCGACGACGTCGTCTGCCTCCTGACCCCGAGCGGGTTCATGGGCGTCGGGCAGTTCTACGAGCGGTTCGACCAGGTGTCCGACGAGGAGGCGATGAGCTACCTCGAACTGGACGAGTGA
- a CDS encoding dienelactone hydrolase family protein produces MTQRSETLVDIPVEGVELEGMLEVPPGATGLVVFAHGSGSSRKSPRNNYVAEVIRERGLGTLLFDLLTEEEDRLRENRFDIPVLTDRLVAVTEWVRDRDDTRDLNVGYFGSSTGAASALRAAARLGDDVGAVVSRGGRVDMASEVLDDVGAPTLFVVGGADTQVLELNRDAFARLDCERDLHVVEGAGHLFEGEGELEEVAAVAADWFEDAL; encoded by the coding sequence ATGACGCAGCGCAGCGAGACGCTCGTCGACATCCCGGTCGAGGGCGTCGAACTGGAGGGGATGCTCGAAGTCCCGCCCGGGGCGACGGGACTGGTGGTGTTCGCTCACGGGAGCGGGTCGAGCAGGAAGAGTCCGCGCAACAACTACGTCGCCGAGGTCATCCGCGAGCGAGGGCTCGGAACGCTCCTGTTCGACCTCCTGACCGAGGAGGAGGACCGGCTTCGCGAGAACCGCTTCGACATCCCGGTGCTGACGGACCGCCTCGTCGCCGTCACCGAGTGGGTGCGGGACCGCGACGATACCCGCGACCTGAACGTGGGCTACTTCGGGTCCAGTACGGGCGCGGCGTCTGCGCTTCGGGCGGCGGCGCGTCTGGGCGACGACGTGGGCGCGGTGGTCTCGCGCGGCGGCCGCGTCGACATGGCGTCGGAGGTGCTCGACGACGTCGGGGCGCCGACGCTGTTCGTCGTCGGGGGTGCCGACACGCAGGTGCTGGAACTCAACCGCGACGCGTTCGCCCGCCTCGACTGCGAGAGAGACCTGCACGTCGTCGAGGGCGCGGGGCACCTGTTCGAGGGCGAGGGCGAACTCGAAGAAGTCGCCGCGGTGGCGGCGGACTGGTTCGAGGACGCGCTGTAG
- a CDS encoding universal stress protein, translating to MYDSILVPTDGSDVARAAAETAVELAGRFDAHLHVVHVLEPGESSTADEADDGLARSAERATSPAAEIATDAGLDVSVTAVESEGRIHRTILDYATEHAIDCIVMGTYGRTGVDRFVLGSVAERTIRESPVPVVTVHEGTIVDLPFDAILVPTDGSDCARAAADHAIELARLTGAALHTVHVVDAGVLHGGTDPATLLESLEDAGQRVLDAIVERATEAGVGTVEASVLTGSPHGAITEYADEYGVDCIVMGTHGQTGLDQRFLGSVTERVVRTSDLPVFTISDGGPEE from the coding sequence ATGTACGACTCGATACTGGTGCCGACCGACGGGAGCGACGTCGCGCGGGCCGCGGCCGAGACAGCGGTCGAACTCGCGGGGCGGTTCGACGCCCACCTCCACGTCGTTCACGTCCTCGAACCCGGGGAGTCGTCGACGGCGGACGAAGCGGACGACGGACTCGCGCGGAGCGCAGAGCGCGCGACGTCGCCCGCCGCCGAGATAGCCACCGACGCCGGTCTCGACGTGAGCGTCACCGCGGTCGAATCAGAGGGCCGGATTCACCGCACCATCCTCGACTACGCGACCGAACACGCTATCGATTGCATCGTGATGGGAACGTACGGCCGGACCGGCGTCGACCGGTTCGTACTCGGGAGCGTCGCCGAGCGGACGATACGCGAGTCGCCCGTGCCGGTCGTCACGGTCCACGAGGGGACGATCGTCGACCTCCCGTTCGACGCGATTCTGGTGCCGACCGACGGCAGCGACTGCGCGCGGGCCGCCGCCGACCACGCCATCGAACTGGCCCGACTGACCGGTGCGGCACTGCACACGGTCCACGTCGTCGACGCGGGCGTCCTCCACGGCGGCACCGACCCCGCCACCCTCCTGGAGTCGCTCGAAGACGCCGGCCAGCGGGTGCTCGACGCGATAGTCGAACGCGCCACGGAGGCGGGCGTCGGGACCGTCGAGGCGTCGGTCCTGACCGGGTCGCCGCACGGGGCCATCACAGAGTACGCCGACGAGTACGGCGTCGACTGTATCGTGATGGGGACGCACGGGCAGACGGGACTCGACCAGCGGTTCCTCGGCAGCGTGACCGAACGCGTCGTCCGGACCAGCGACCTGCCCGTCTTCACGATTTCTGACGGCGGTCCCGAGGAGTGA
- a CDS encoding DUF7557 family protein, with protein sequence MTHTLEISDELRERLDDHLEDDETYEEFITELVAIYETEGVFLQEGYSE encoded by the coding sequence GTGACGCACACACTCGAAATCAGCGACGAACTCAGAGAGCGACTGGACGACCACCTGGAGGATGACGAGACGTACGAGGAGTTCATCACCGAACTCGTCGCGATATACGAGACCGAGGGGGTGTTCCTCCAGGAGGGCTACTCCGAATGA
- the thiL gene encoding thiamine-phosphate kinase: MDERESLAAIYEWLPDAGDDAAVVGDLIFTVDMLHQQTDFPEGTTRYTAGWRAVGASLSDVAAMGAEATAAVAAYAAPEFDGDELHAFVRGARDVCELVDGRYVGGDLDTHDEFTVASAVVGRTEAPVYRSTAAVGDAVCVTGTLGRTGAAIRAFERGAHDRGNDLFRFEPRVAAGRALAPHASAMMDSSDGLARSLHQLAEASDCGFAVAWDRVPLDDAVFEEATTDADERECGLYTGEDFELVFTVPRDRLEAARTASPVPVTVVGEVTEEAVTIDGEPVPDRGYTHGD, translated from the coding sequence ATGGACGAACGCGAATCGCTCGCGGCGATTTACGAGTGGCTCCCGGACGCCGGCGACGACGCCGCCGTCGTCGGCGACCTGATATTCACGGTGGACATGCTCCACCAGCAGACCGACTTCCCCGAGGGGACGACGCGGTACACCGCCGGTTGGCGCGCCGTCGGCGCTTCGCTGTCGGACGTCGCCGCGATGGGGGCCGAGGCGACGGCCGCCGTCGCCGCCTACGCGGCGCCCGAGTTCGACGGCGACGAACTGCACGCGTTCGTCCGCGGCGCGCGCGACGTCTGCGAACTGGTCGACGGCCGGTACGTCGGCGGTGACCTCGACACTCACGACGAGTTCACGGTCGCCTCCGCCGTCGTCGGCCGGACGGAAGCGCCCGTCTATCGGTCCACCGCGGCGGTCGGCGACGCCGTCTGCGTGACGGGGACGCTCGGACGGACCGGAGCGGCCATCCGCGCGTTCGAGCGAGGGGCACACGACCGGGGGAACGACCTCTTCCGGTTCGAACCGCGAGTCGCCGCGGGCCGAGCGCTGGCCCCGCACGCGTCGGCCATGATGGACTCCTCCGACGGACTGGCCCGGTCGCTCCACCAGTTGGCCGAGGCCAGCGACTGCGGCTTCGCCGTCGCGTGGGACCGCGTTCCGCTCGACGACGCCGTCTTCGAGGAGGCGACGACCGACGCCGACGAACGCGAGTGCGGCCTCTACACGGGCGAGGACTTCGAACTCGTGTTCACGGTCCCTCGCGACCGACTGGAGGCCGCGCGAACGGCCTCGCCCGTTCCGGTGACCGTCGTCGGGGAGGTCACGGAGGAAGCGGTGACCATCGACGGGGAACCGGTCCCGGACCGGGGGTACACCCACGGCGACTGA
- a CDS encoding methionine adenosyltransferase, with protein MANPTVTIRYLDRNPISSRSTEFVERKGIGHPDSICDGIAEAVSRHLSRRYLDEFGRILHHNTDSVQLVAGTTDPAFGGGTVGEPMYVLLGGRATKTVDGRRIPVDDIAVEAAEDYVDARFREVSRDDVEFESRIGETSVELRSLFDAGAVPRANDTSVGVGYAPLSETERIVRGIESELRGAIPAVGEDVKVMAWRSGDDLRLTVAAAVISRHVADIDEYVAVKELIGETVRRYATERTTRTVHVDVNAADDVGSERVYLTETGLSAEMGDDGNVGRGNRVNGLITPHRPTSLEATGGKNPVSHVGKLYNVVATNAAERVHETLGADHTEVKLLSKIGDPVTEPMAVDIDTTARDDEAVRRVVEDELEETPSLTEALVAGQVPLF; from the coding sequence ATGGCGAACCCAACAGTCACGATTCGATACCTCGACCGGAATCCCATCTCGTCGCGTTCGACGGAGTTCGTCGAGCGGAAGGGAATCGGGCATCCCGACTCCATCTGCGACGGTATCGCCGAAGCCGTCTCCAGACACCTCTCGCGGCGCTATCTGGACGAGTTCGGTCGGATTCTCCACCACAACACCGATAGCGTGCAACTCGTCGCCGGAACGACGGACCCGGCGTTCGGCGGCGGAACGGTCGGCGAGCCGATGTACGTCCTCCTCGGCGGCAGAGCGACGAAGACCGTCGACGGCCGACGAATCCCGGTCGACGACATCGCCGTCGAAGCCGCCGAAGACTACGTCGACGCGCGGTTCCGGGAGGTGTCCAGAGACGACGTCGAGTTCGAATCGAGAATCGGAGAGACGTCCGTGGAGTTACGGTCGCTGTTCGACGCGGGCGCGGTTCCACGAGCGAACGACACCAGCGTCGGCGTCGGCTACGCTCCGCTGTCGGAGACCGAGAGAATCGTCCGCGGGATCGAATCGGAGCTACGCGGAGCGATTCCGGCGGTCGGCGAGGACGTGAAGGTGATGGCGTGGCGCTCCGGGGACGACCTCCGACTCACCGTCGCGGCCGCCGTCATCTCGCGGCACGTCGCCGACATCGACGAGTACGTGGCGGTGAAAGAGTTAATTGGTGAGACCGTCAGACGCTACGCGACCGAGCGGACGACTCGAACGGTACACGTCGACGTGAACGCCGCCGACGACGTCGGGTCGGAACGCGTCTACCTCACCGAGACCGGCCTCTCCGCGGAGATGGGCGACGACGGGAACGTCGGACGCGGGAACCGAGTGAACGGGCTCATCACGCCGCACCGACCGACGAGTCTCGAAGCGACGGGCGGGAAGAACCCGGTCAGCCACGTCGGGAAACTGTACAACGTCGTGGCGACGAACGCCGCCGAACGCGTTCACGAGACGCTCGGTGCCGACCACACGGAGGTGAAACTGCTCTCGAAGATCGGTGACCCGGTCACGGAACCGATGGCCGTCGACATCGACACGACGGCGCGCGACGACGAGGCGGTGCGGCGCGTCGTCGAGGACGAACTCGAAGAGACGCCGTCGCTCACGGAGGCCCTCGTGGCGGGACAGGTGCCGCTGTTTTGA
- a CDS encoding class I SAM-dependent methyltransferase, whose translation MPKTAPFETHTERYEDWFEAHEDAYQSELDALGRLVSTTGYGVEIGVGSGRFAAPLGMQVGLDPAVEMLAYARERGIEAVRGVAEYLPFSDGTFDTALIVTTICFVDDIPRTLAEAERVLAPSGSLVVGYIDRDSPVGRTYQEKKEANPFYREAVFVSTEELVEALETAGFTDFDFVQTIYHWPGDVDGPEPVESGYGDGSFVGIKASR comes from the coding sequence ATGCCGAAGACAGCCCCGTTCGAGACGCATACCGAGCGATACGAGGACTGGTTCGAGGCGCACGAGGACGCCTACCAGTCCGAACTGGACGCCCTCGGTCGCCTCGTGTCGACGACCGGTTACGGCGTCGAAATAGGCGTCGGCAGCGGTCGGTTCGCCGCACCGCTCGGGATGCAGGTCGGACTCGACCCCGCGGTCGAGATGCTCGCGTACGCCCGCGAACGCGGAATCGAGGCGGTCAGAGGCGTCGCAGAGTACCTCCCGTTCAGCGACGGAACGTTCGACACCGCGCTCATCGTGACGACCATCTGTTTCGTTGACGACATCCCCCGGACGCTGGCGGAGGCCGAACGCGTCCTCGCTCCCTCCGGTTCGCTCGTCGTCGGGTACATCGACAGGGACAGCCCGGTCGGTCGAACCTATCAGGAGAAGAAGGAGGCGAACCCGTTCTACCGGGAGGCGGTGTTCGTCTCGACGGAGGAACTCGTCGAGGCGCTGGAGACCGCCGGTTTCACCGACTTCGACTTCGTGCAGACCATCTACCACTGGCCGGGCGACGTCGACGGTCCGGAACCGGTCGAGTCGGGGTACGGCGACGGCTCGTTCGTCGGCATCAAGGCGAGTCGATAG
- a CDS encoding pyridoxal phosphate-dependent aminotransferase, with translation MADASTVEKGGAGFEGVKLLLCENPLPPIDEAVEAARDELPRSNHYTEPHSAPLRELLADRVGVSTDHVHVNAGSELILRQLFDRFGQQVHLLTPTYPLFPEISEVYTETRLTPGDDFRFDLRELEVPDGTTLAVLVNPNNPNGTGFDTAPLPALLDANPEVRFLVDEAFVDFVDESVTDLVPEHDNLLVTRTLSKAHSLAGFRVGYAVLPEAVAADLNASNDAYPLTRPSQAAAIATLEHESKIRGRIADLRSWAGQLAADLRSLGVETFPTETYFFLADFAPHDAADVAAALRDRDIYVKPLDDDRLGPGYMRVTTARPTDNERVVSALEEIL, from the coding sequence ATGGCCGACGCCTCGACGGTAGAGAAAGGTGGCGCCGGATTCGAGGGCGTGAAACTCCTCCTCTGTGAGAATCCCCTCCCGCCCATCGACGAGGCGGTCGAAGCCGCCCGGGACGAACTGCCGAGGAGCAACCACTACACAGAACCTCACTCGGCGCCGTTGCGAGAACTGCTCGCCGACCGCGTCGGCGTTTCGACCGACCACGTTCACGTCAACGCCGGGTCCGAACTGATTCTCCGCCAGTTGTTCGACCGGTTCGGACAGCAGGTCCACCTCCTGACGCCGACTTACCCCCTGTTCCCGGAGATTTCCGAGGTGTACACCGAGACGCGGCTCACCCCGGGCGATGACTTCCGGTTCGACCTCCGCGAGTTGGAGGTCCCCGACGGGACGACGCTCGCCGTCCTCGTGAACCCGAACAACCCGAACGGGACCGGATTCGATACGGCGCCGCTCCCGGCGTTGCTCGACGCGAACCCCGAGGTGCGGTTTCTGGTGGACGAGGCGTTCGTCGACTTCGTCGACGAGTCGGTGACGGACCTCGTGCCCGAACACGACAACCTGCTCGTGACCCGGACGCTGTCGAAGGCGCACAGTCTGGCCGGCTTTCGCGTGGGGTACGCGGTCCTTCCCGAAGCCGTTGCCGCCGACCTGAACGCGAGCAACGACGCCTATCCGCTCACGCGACCGAGTCAGGCGGCGGCCATCGCGACCCTCGAACACGAGTCGAAGATTCGAGGGCGCATCGCCGACCTTCGGTCGTGGGCGGGGCAACTGGCCGCCGACCTCCGGTCGCTGGGCGTCGAGACGTTCCCGACGGAGACGTACTTCTTCCTCGCGGACTTCGCCCCGCACGACGCGGCCGACGTCGCGGCGGCGCTACGAGACCGGGATATCTACGTCAAGCCGCTCGACGACGACCGACTCGGTCCGGGGTACATGCGCGTGACGACGGCCCGACCGACGGACAACGAACGGGTCGTGAGCGCGCTGGAGGAGATACTCTGA
- a CDS encoding ZIP family metal transporter — MDPLVWTVGTTFCISLIAWLGALTLFLNDELLDRVLLLLVALAAGGLIGGAFLHLLPRAIQEYGRADTLPLFLSLVAGFCLFYVLEQFIHWHHHHAATHDHEPVSYLVLLSDTIHNFIDGLVVAGAFLLGVEVGLVTAAAIALHEIPQELGDFGVLVYGGFDRTQALVLNYLTQSTVILGGVAGHYLAGVVGWTPVFLLPFAAGNFVYIASSDLIPEIKEDRDVRKAALHFAVFLSGIVLMLGVKLLRRGLA; from the coding sequence ATGGACCCACTCGTCTGGACCGTCGGGACGACGTTCTGCATAAGCCTGATCGCCTGGCTCGGCGCTCTGACGCTCTTTCTGAACGACGAACTGCTGGACAGGGTCCTGTTGTTGCTCGTCGCGTTGGCCGCCGGTGGCCTTATCGGCGGCGCCTTCCTCCACCTCCTCCCCCGCGCCATCCAGGAGTACGGTCGAGCGGACACGCTCCCGTTGTTTCTGTCTCTCGTGGCCGGGTTCTGTCTGTTCTACGTCCTCGAACAGTTCATCCACTGGCACCACCACCACGCGGCCACGCACGACCACGAACCGGTGTCGTACCTCGTGTTGCTCTCCGATACGATTCACAACTTCATCGACGGACTGGTCGTCGCGGGCGCGTTCCTCCTCGGCGTCGAGGTCGGACTCGTGACGGCGGCAGCCATCGCGCTGCACGAGATTCCGCAGGAACTCGGCGACTTCGGCGTCCTCGTGTACGGCGGGTTCGATCGGACGCAAGCGCTCGTCCTCAACTACCTCACGCAGTCCACCGTCATCCTCGGGGGCGTCGCGGGCCACTACCTCGCCGGCGTCGTCGGGTGGACGCCCGTGTTCCTCCTCCCGTTCGCCGCGGGTAACTTCGTCTACATCGCCAGCTCGGACCTGATTCCCGAGATAAAAGAGGATCGAGACGTCCGGAAGGCGGCGCTGCACTTCGCGGTCTTTCTGAGCGGTATCGTACTGATGCTCGGCGTGAAACTCCTCCGTCGCGGACTCGCCTGA